One window of Deltaproteobacteria bacterium genomic DNA carries:
- the hydA gene encoding dihydropyrimidinase, which yields MDLVIRNGTVVTHGDIYQADVAIDSGKIKQIGQGLGPADKTIDATGKYLFPGGVDVHTHVDFELLGNRSVDDFYSGTAAAACGGITTIVDYALPEHGQSIQGSIEAWQKKAEGKTIIDYGLHPVILEPTQKIIDEMADAAADGHTSFKLFMIGMARFDELAADYMKVIARAGKVGAVTNIHAEDQCLISFLTQQLNAAGKFGVKYFADSRPRAAEGLAVQRAVTMARYADAPIYLVHLSCEEALGPIREARSRGQIIYGETRPIYLHLSRERFDEPDGERYLGWPPLREASQMQAMWDGLRMDNLQTVATDHCGWNLAQKKSGKTVDELLPGMSNLETILPMLYSEGVGKGRLSIHRFVEVISTNPAKLFGLYPQKGTIAVGSDADIIIFDPKKEVTIRQRDMHSRADYELYEGFQVTGWPTMTLSRGEVIVENGKVLGSAGRGRLLRRRKFSPL from the coding sequence ATGGATCTCGTCATTCGCAATGGCACGGTTGTAACACACGGTGACATCTATCAGGCCGATGTCGCCATAGACAGCGGGAAAATCAAGCAGATTGGTCAGGGGCTTGGACCAGCAGACAAGACGATTGATGCAACTGGGAAATATCTGTTCCCAGGTGGTGTAGATGTTCACACGCATGTCGATTTTGAACTACTCGGCAATCGCTCAGTCGATGACTTCTATTCCGGCACTGCTGCTGCAGCCTGTGGTGGTATAACGACTATTGTTGATTACGCTCTGCCTGAACATGGACAGTCGATCCAAGGCAGTATCGAAGCCTGGCAAAAGAAAGCCGAAGGTAAAACCATCATCGACTATGGTTTGCATCCGGTCATTCTTGAACCAACGCAAAAAATCATTGATGAAATGGCCGATGCGGCGGCTGACGGCCATACAAGTTTCAAACTGTTCATGATCGGCATGGCACGGTTCGATGAACTGGCGGCGGATTATATGAAAGTGATCGCCCGCGCTGGAAAAGTCGGTGCTGTCACCAACATTCACGCAGAAGACCAATGTCTGATCTCCTTCTTGACCCAACAACTGAATGCCGCTGGCAAATTTGGTGTGAAGTATTTCGCGGACTCACGTCCCCGTGCAGCAGAAGGTCTTGCTGTACAACGGGCAGTGACAATGGCACGCTACGCTGACGCGCCAATCTATCTTGTGCACCTTTCTTGTGAAGAAGCATTAGGCCCAATTCGCGAGGCACGATCACGTGGACAGATTATCTACGGTGAAACTCGCCCAATCTATCTGCATTTGTCACGCGAACGGTTCGATGAGCCAGATGGCGAGCGTTACCTTGGCTGGCCTCCACTCCGTGAAGCCTCACAAATGCAAGCGATGTGGGATGGTCTCCGCATGGACAATTTACAAACGGTCGCCACCGATCATTGTGGTTGGAACCTGGCACAGAAGAAGAGCGGTAAAACCGTTGACGAGTTACTACCGGGTATGTCGAACCTGGAAACGATTCTGCCCATGCTCTATTCCGAAGGCGTTGGCAAAGGCCGACTCTCGATCCACCGCTTTGTCGAAGTGATTTCTACCAATCCAGCCAAACTGTTTGGTTTATATCCGCAGAAAGGCACCATCGCAGTCGGCTCCGATGCTGACATCATTATCTTCGATCCCAAGAAAGAAGTGACGATTCGTCAGCGTGATATGCACTCACGCGCAGATTACGAGTTATACGAAGGCTTCCAGGTCACCGGCTGGCCGACCATGACTCTCTCACGTGGTGAGGTGATTGTGGAAAACGGCAAGGTGCTTGGGTCTGCAGGACGGGGACGGTTGCTACGGCGACGCAAATTTAGCCCACTCTGA
- a CDS encoding tryptophan 2,3-dioxygenase, translated as MSTVRSPSLDSIQLTYGNYLHVPQLISLQQPQSSPPHHDELLFIITHQTYELWFKQLLHELDAIVANLQRAATSPGSRDEVYEAARLLRRCTEIVRVLVQQFTILETMLPSHFLAFRDKLKPASGFQSEQFRELEFLCGLKDEKLLRLHEPTPEMHAALERRLREPSLRDVFFAALTALGTVQPCAAEATEEECSHARASGIAALYRDERGHRDWIDVCERLTEFDELLVSWRLRHIQMVERTIGARMGTGGSSGASYLRGTLDKRFFPELWEARTLINEE; from the coding sequence ATGAGTACTGTACGTTCTCCAAGTTTGGATTCCATTCAACTCACGTATGGCAACTATCTCCACGTTCCCCAACTCATCTCCCTGCAACAGCCTCAATCATCCCCACCGCATCACGATGAATTGTTGTTTATCATCACGCATCAGACCTACGAGTTGTGGTTCAAACAGTTACTGCATGAGCTTGACGCCATTGTTGCCAATTTGCAGCGCGCAGCGACAAGCCCTGGCTCGCGTGATGAGGTCTACGAAGCTGCACGTCTGTTACGGCGCTGTACGGAGATCGTGCGGGTGTTGGTACAGCAGTTTACGATTCTGGAGACGATGCTGCCTTCACACTTTCTCGCCTTTCGAGACAAGCTGAAACCTGCCAGCGGCTTTCAATCTGAGCAGTTTCGTGAGCTTGAGTTCCTGTGTGGACTCAAGGATGAGAAGCTTCTGCGCCTCCATGAGCCTACGCCAGAGATGCATGCCGCGCTTGAACGACGGCTACGTGAACCGTCGTTGCGGGATGTCTTCTTCGCTGCTTTGACTGCGCTTGGCACGGTTCAACCGTGTGCAGCCGAAGCGACAGAAGAAGAATGCTCGCACGCACGTGCATCAGGAATTGCTGCGTTGTACCGTGATGAACGTGGACACCGCGATTGGATCGATGTGTGTGAACGATTGACGGAATTCGACGAACTCCTGGTGTCGTGGCGTCTACGGCACATTCAGATGGTCGAACGAACGATTGGCGCACGCATGGGCACTGGCGGCAGTAGTGGCGCCTCGTATTTGCGTGGAACGTTGGATAAGCGTTTTTTTCCGGAATTGTGGGAAGCGCGAACATTAATCAATGAAGAATGA
- a CDS encoding aminotransferase class V-fold PLP-dependent enzyme, producing MDDLLAYRKEFPILERTVYMISHSLGAMPRRVYDRLHEYADMWATRGIRAWAEGWWEMPVTTGDKIARIIGADPGSVAMHQNVSVCQSLILSCFDLRQQRNKIVYEAMNFPSVMYVYQTHAKAAGAPVVEVQSADGITIDTEKMLAAIDEETLLVPISHVLFKSAYIQDAKAIINKAHAVGAYVVLDTYQSAGTVPFNVKELDVDFVTGGSVKWLCGGPGAGYLYVHPKLRNKLEPQVTGWMAHRAPFAFEPDMTYADDIHRFLHGSPAIPALYAAESGYEIINEIGVERIRTKSLRQTARLIELADAQDWKVNSPRDPQKRGGTVVVDVPQAAAVVQELSRRDILVDFRPGAGIRIAPHFYTKDEELEITISEIRKILDTKAYEKHTGGARF from the coding sequence ATGGACGACTTACTTGCCTATCGCAAAGAATTTCCCATTCTCGAACGCACGGTCTATATGATTAGCCATTCGTTGGGTGCGATGCCGCGCCGCGTATACGATCGGCTGCATGAATATGCCGATATGTGGGCGACGCGCGGGATTCGTGCCTGGGCAGAGGGCTGGTGGGAAATGCCGGTCACCACCGGTGATAAAATCGCTCGGATTATTGGTGCTGATCCGGGGTCAGTTGCAATGCACCAGAACGTATCGGTGTGTCAGTCGCTGATTCTCTCGTGCTTCGATTTACGGCAGCAACGCAACAAGATCGTGTACGAAGCGATGAACTTTCCCTCGGTGATGTACGTGTATCAGACGCATGCCAAAGCCGCTGGTGCACCGGTTGTCGAGGTCCAGAGTGCAGATGGTATCACCATCGATACCGAGAAGATGTTGGCAGCAATTGATGAAGAAACGCTACTCGTGCCCATCTCGCATGTGTTATTCAAAAGTGCGTATATTCAAGACGCCAAAGCTATTATTAACAAAGCACACGCAGTTGGCGCCTATGTCGTGCTTGATACCTACCAGTCCGCAGGCACAGTGCCCTTCAATGTCAAAGAACTGGATGTCGACTTTGTCACTGGCGGATCAGTGAAATGGCTGTGCGGTGGGCCGGGAGCTGGCTACTTATATGTTCACCCGAAACTCCGCAACAAACTTGAGCCTCAGGTAACCGGCTGGATGGCGCACCGTGCGCCATTCGCGTTCGAGCCAGACATGACGTATGCCGATGATATTCATCGTTTTCTGCATGGCTCTCCGGCGATTCCTGCTTTGTATGCTGCCGAAAGTGGCTACGAGATTATCAATGAAATCGGTGTAGAGAGAATTCGGACGAAATCCCTACGCCAAACTGCACGACTCATTGAACTTGCTGATGCTCAAGACTGGAAAGTCAATTCGCCACGAGACCCACAAAAGCGTGGCGGCACTGTCGTTGTGGATGTTCCTCAGGCTGCCGCAGTTGTACAAGAGCTGTCGCGCCGTGACATTCTCGTCGACTTCCGTCCTGGTGCAGGTATCCGCATTGCCCCACACTTCTACACCAAAGACGAGGAATTGGAAATCACTATAAGTGAAATACGCAAGATTCTCGATACCAAAGCCTACGAGAAGCATACGGGTGGGGCGCGATTCTAA